The following are encoded together in the Capsulimonas corticalis genome:
- a CDS encoding M42 family metallopeptidase has translation MNFDLLKRLCETPGVSGGEDPIRKLAAAEMRPFVDTLSIDAMGSVIGIQEGKPGGPRVMIAAHIDEIGFRVRHIDDKGFVWIAPVGGWDTRNLVMQRVFVHGFAGQSLRGALTPTSKPRHLIQGDEGSKVGKIEEFYVDLGLPGDDVKGLVEVGDMVTMDRTTEQIGDMVLSKTLDDRLGVFIMIEALRKLQGKDITATVLAVATTQEEVGLRGAIPAAYALNPDIGVAVDITVAYDVPGTSEADRITSLGAGVAIKISDTSLISHPKLVRHFRDIAQAQGISHQLEMLPYGGTDAGGIQRSRSGVPSITLSIPTRYPHSPNEMAHLDDIQATIDLLAAYLEEAHLGDYKYVLE, from the coding sequence ATGAATTTCGATTTGCTCAAACGCCTGTGTGAGACGCCCGGCGTCAGCGGCGGCGAAGACCCGATTCGCAAACTCGCCGCCGCCGAGATGCGCCCCTTCGTGGACACCCTGAGTATTGACGCCATGGGAAGCGTGATCGGGATCCAGGAAGGCAAGCCCGGCGGGCCGCGCGTGATGATCGCGGCGCACATCGACGAGATCGGATTCCGTGTTCGCCATATCGATGACAAGGGGTTTGTCTGGATCGCCCCTGTCGGCGGCTGGGACACAAGAAACCTGGTGATGCAGCGCGTGTTCGTACACGGCTTCGCCGGCCAATCGCTGCGCGGCGCGCTGACGCCCACATCCAAGCCCCGTCACCTGATCCAGGGCGACGAGGGATCGAAGGTCGGCAAGATCGAAGAGTTTTATGTGGATCTGGGCCTGCCGGGCGACGACGTGAAAGGGCTGGTCGAGGTCGGCGATATGGTCACGATGGACCGCACGACGGAGCAGATCGGCGACATGGTCCTGAGCAAGACCCTGGATGACCGTCTCGGCGTCTTCATCATGATCGAGGCGCTGCGCAAGCTCCAGGGCAAAGACATTACGGCGACGGTGCTCGCGGTCGCGACCACGCAGGAGGAAGTCGGCCTGCGCGGCGCGATTCCCGCCGCCTACGCGCTGAATCCCGATATCGGCGTCGCCGTGGACATCACCGTCGCTTACGACGTTCCCGGCACATCCGAAGCCGACCGCATCACCTCACTTGGCGCGGGCGTCGCGATCAAGATCTCCGACACCTCGCTCATCAGCCACCCCAAGCTTGTTCGCCACTTCCGGGATATCGCCCAGGCGCAAGGCATTTCCCATCAGCTGGAGATGCTGCCCTACGGAGGCACCGACGCCGGCGGCATCCAGCGCTCCCGGAGCGGCGTCCCATCGATCACTCTCTCGATCCCCACCCGATATCCGCACTCGCCCAATGAAATGGCGCATCTGGACGACATTCAGGCAACCATCGACCTGCTGGCGGCATACTTGGAAGAAGCGCATCTGGGGGATTACAAGTATGTGCTGGAGTAG
- a CDS encoding ABC transporter ATP-binding protein, producing the protein MPEYAIEVENVVKDFRVYHRIYGSLKSKVTSLAKGLVRKEEHSGFEIRRALNGVSFQIKPGEAVAMIGSNGSGKSTLLSILSRVYLPTEGEARIVGRMMSLLELGAGFHHELTGNENIFFSGAMLGLMEEEVAARYDSILEFAGLDHQAMDLPVRMYSSGMQLRLAFSMAIHLDAEVLLIDEGLAVGDEGFQEKCFRKIEEFKSQGRTILMVTHELDHVERLADRVLWLNKGVLEQDGPVDEVLREYRRTYFS; encoded by the coding sequence ATGCCGGAATATGCGATCGAAGTCGAAAATGTCGTCAAAGATTTCCGGGTCTATCACCGGATTTACGGCAGTCTTAAAAGTAAAGTCACATCCCTCGCCAAAGGACTCGTCCGGAAAGAGGAGCACTCGGGTTTTGAGATTCGGCGTGCGCTGAACGGCGTCAGCTTCCAGATCAAACCGGGCGAGGCCGTGGCGATGATCGGCAGCAACGGCTCTGGAAAAAGCACTCTGCTTTCCATTCTTTCCCGCGTCTACCTGCCCACGGAGGGCGAGGCCCGGATCGTCGGGCGCATGATGAGCCTGCTGGAGCTCGGGGCCGGCTTCCATCACGAGCTCACCGGAAACGAGAATATCTTTTTCAGCGGCGCGATGCTCGGCCTCATGGAGGAAGAAGTCGCCGCCCGCTACGACAGCATTCTCGAATTCGCCGGTTTGGATCACCAAGCGATGGACCTCCCGGTGCGCATGTACTCGTCGGGAATGCAGCTTCGACTTGCGTTCTCGATGGCGATCCATCTCGACGCGGAAGTTCTCCTCATCGACGAAGGGCTTGCGGTCGGCGATGAGGGCTTTCAGGAAAAGTGCTTCCGGAAGATTGAGGAATTCAAGTCCCAGGGCCGAACCATCCTGATGGTGACGCATGAATTGGACCATGTGGAGCGACTCGCGGATCGAGTCCTCTGGCTGAACAAAGGCGTCCTCGAACAAGATGGTCCCGTGGACGAAGTCCTACGCGAGTATCGGCGGACATACTTCTCGTGA
- a CDS encoding ABC transporter permease has translation MTTPSIIIKPLKRGEPGLAAEARELWRYRHLIKTLVTRELKVRYKNSTLGIAWSMVSPLVQVFVMTLAVGIIAGTNAKGMSAYILCAYLPWNFFQNAVLDSSGSVLSQLGLLKKVYFPREIPLVAAVCSNFVHFILSLGVFVIYRWVLTPLFVGWPGLPPREVFWLPLIILVQFILTLGVSFFICAWNVFYEDVKFVASMMMSFLFYLLPILYFAENLQYSAKIPARWQWLAYHLYLGNPLAWVITAYKQVLLPAKIISSPGSPTAMTAPFDYRYFLIALVTSSLICIAGYNYFNGRKWKFTERP, from the coding sequence ATGACGACGCCGTCGATTATTATCAAGCCCCTCAAGCGGGGCGAGCCAGGCCTGGCCGCTGAAGCCCGCGAGCTTTGGCGTTACCGCCATCTGATCAAGACGCTGGTGACGCGCGAGCTCAAAGTCCGCTACAAGAATTCCACGCTCGGGATCGCCTGGTCGATGGTAAGCCCTCTGGTGCAGGTGTTCGTCATGACGCTTGCGGTCGGCATCATCGCCGGAACCAACGCCAAGGGCATGAGCGCCTATATCTTGTGCGCTTATCTGCCCTGGAACTTCTTCCAAAACGCCGTATTGGATTCATCGGGTTCCGTGCTCAGCCAGCTTGGCCTGCTCAAGAAGGTTTATTTCCCTCGGGAAATCCCCCTCGTAGCCGCCGTGTGCTCTAACTTCGTTCACTTCATCTTGTCCCTGGGCGTATTCGTGATCTACCGATGGGTGCTGACGCCCCTCTTCGTTGGCTGGCCCGGCCTGCCGCCGCGAGAGGTGTTCTGGCTGCCGCTGATCATATTGGTCCAGTTCATCTTGACTCTGGGCGTGTCGTTCTTTATCTGCGCCTGGAACGTGTTCTACGAAGATGTCAAATTTGTCGCGTCGATGATGATGTCGTTCTTGTTTTACCTGCTGCCTATTTTGTATTTCGCGGAAAACCTGCAATACTCCGCCAAAATCCCCGCGCGGTGGCAATGGCTCGCATACCATCTCTATCTGGGCAATCCGCTCGCCTGGGTCATCACGGCGTATAAGCAGGTGCTGCTGCCGGCCAAGATCATTTCCAGTCCGGGAAGTCCGACTGCGATGACGGCCCCCTTTGATTACCGATATTTTCTCATCGCTCTGGTCACATCCAGTCTTATCTGCATCGCCGGCTATAACTACTTCAACGGCCGCAAGTGGAAGTTCACCGAGCGCCCGTAG
- a CDS encoding ExeA family protein has translation MSSRKGDSAIYEEFYGLRETPFSVQPDPRFAYPSAEHKVAIAKMRYAADQKRGLAVLTGPVGAGKTTIANQLQKTWDEDPGKSVGFLPSATVRTPAAFLRLVCEAFGITPKRTEADNRRLIERFLLDEYNADRHPVLLLDEGQNVSSRNIDTISDLTNFQTAQTKLITVVMLAQDNLPKKLENKDAFRSRIAVVGHLDPLTLEEMTDTIAHRIKTAGGTEIDDYFEPEALAMVHQITQGVPRDICVLCDSLFVNGYVRDQRIMTVALVERTLKEMGREKKWPVQIKETQK, from the coding sequence GTGTCATCGCGGAAAGGAGATAGCGCCATTTACGAAGAGTTTTATGGGCTGCGTGAGACGCCCTTCTCCGTTCAGCCGGATCCGCGCTTTGCGTACCCGAGTGCGGAGCACAAAGTGGCGATCGCGAAGATGCGTTACGCCGCCGATCAGAAGCGCGGCCTGGCCGTTCTGACTGGACCGGTGGGCGCCGGCAAGACCACGATCGCGAATCAACTGCAAAAGACCTGGGATGAAGATCCGGGCAAAAGCGTCGGCTTCCTGCCCAGCGCCACCGTCCGCACGCCCGCCGCATTCCTGCGTCTGGTCTGCGAGGCGTTCGGCATCACTCCCAAGCGCACCGAGGCCGACAACCGCCGGCTGATCGAGCGCTTTCTACTCGATGAGTATAACGCGGACCGTCATCCGGTGCTGCTGCTCGACGAAGGCCAGAATGTCTCGTCCCGCAACATCGACACGATCTCGGATCTGACGAACTTTCAAACGGCCCAGACGAAGCTGATCACGGTGGTCATGCTCGCGCAGGATAACCTGCCCAAAAAGCTGGAAAATAAAGATGCGTTCCGGTCCCGCATCGCCGTCGTCGGTCACCTGGATCCGCTGACGCTGGAAGAGATGACCGACACGATCGCGCACCGTATCAAAACCGCCGGCGGCACGGAAATCGACGACTATTTCGAGCCCGAGGCGCTGGCGATGGTCCATCAGATCACGCAGGGCGTGCCGCGCGACATCTGCGTCCTCTGCGACTCGCTGTTCGTCAACGGCTACGTCCGCGATCAGCGGATCATGACGGTGGCGCTGGTGGAGCGCACCTTAAAAGAGATGGGGCGCGAGAAAAAGTGGCCGGTGCAGATTAAGGAGACGCAGAAGTAA
- a CDS encoding MFS transporter: protein MIETERLPDAPRSFMNRFPALRSRDYRLLWLGQGVSGIGSFMQVAALNWQLYLLTGSALSLGMIGLFRVIPIVLLSLIGGAVADAWDRRKVMMVTQTVLMLNALALGLLTVTHHISAPIIYLLTVVGGAAMAFDNPSRQSLIPRLVPREDLASALSLNSIVFRTSTIAGPVLAGLLIARGGIPITYFLNAASFVAVFVALVMMRPTPPTLSESGERSQVNLAALKEGLLFVMSTPLLVWTLWLDFFATFFSSASSLLPIFAKDILHVGPRGYGVLGAADAIGALLVGLWMSVAKPMHKQGRVVIWAVIVYGAATIVFGASRSFALSLLALAVVGGADAISTILRQTIRQLMTPDRLRGRMTSVNMIFFMGGPQLGEFETGVAANLLGTPGAVILGGVACLATVAWVAAKGTVLREYEFDAEAKIP, encoded by the coding sequence ATGATCGAGACCGAAAGATTGCCGGACGCGCCCCGAAGCTTCATGAACCGTTTTCCCGCCCTGCGTTCGCGGGATTATCGGCTGCTCTGGCTGGGGCAGGGGGTCTCGGGGATCGGCTCGTTCATGCAGGTTGCGGCGCTTAACTGGCAGCTATATCTTCTGACGGGCAGCGCGCTGAGCCTGGGAATGATCGGCTTGTTTCGCGTCATTCCCATCGTGCTCCTCTCGCTGATCGGCGGGGCGGTGGCGGACGCCTGGGACCGCCGCAAGGTGATGATGGTCACGCAGACGGTGCTGATGCTGAACGCCCTGGCGCTCGGTCTTTTGACAGTGACGCATCACATTTCGGCGCCGATCATCTATCTGCTCACGGTGGTCGGCGGCGCGGCGATGGCCTTCGATAACCCGTCGCGCCAGTCGCTGATCCCGCGTCTCGTGCCGCGTGAGGACCTGGCGAGCGCCCTGTCGCTTAACTCCATCGTCTTCCGAACGTCGACGATCGCTGGCCCCGTGCTCGCCGGTCTGCTGATCGCGCGCGGCGGCATCCCGATCACCTACTTCTTAAACGCCGCCTCGTTTGTCGCCGTCTTTGTCGCGCTCGTGATGATGCGCCCCACGCCGCCGACGCTTTCGGAATCAGGGGAGCGCTCTCAGGTGAACCTCGCGGCGCTCAAAGAAGGACTGCTGTTCGTGATGAGCACGCCGCTGCTGGTCTGGACGCTCTGGCTGGACTTCTTCGCGACATTCTTTTCTTCCGCCAGCTCCCTGCTGCCGATCTTCGCCAAGGATATCCTGCACGTCGGCCCGCGCGGCTACGGCGTTCTGGGCGCCGCCGACGCCATCGGCGCGCTGCTCGTCGGCCTCTGGATGTCCGTCGCCAAACCGATGCACAAGCAAGGCCGGGTCGTGATCTGGGCGGTGATCGTGTACGGCGCGGCGACCATCGTCTTCGGCGCCTCGCGCTCCTTCGCCCTGTCGCTGCTCGCCCTCGCCGTGGTGGGCGGCGCGGACGCGATCAGCACGATCCTGCGCCAAACCATCCGCCAGCTCATGACCCCCGACCGCCTGCGCGGCCGCATGACTTCGGTGAATATGATCTTCTTCATGGGCGGCCCCCAGCTCGGCGAATTCGAAACCGGCGTCGCCGCCAATTTACTGGGAACGCCCGGCGCGGTCATCCTGGGCGGCGTCGCCTGCCTGGCGACGGTGGCGTGGGTTGCGGCGAAGGGAACGGTCTTACGAGAATACGAATTTGATGCGGAGGCGAAGATCCCGTAG
- a CDS encoding sensor histidine kinase: MSSPNKSRRASPFAWMRSLRFRLTLWYGGALAAILCAGALCVYVGAKHALLSETDAFLTLEAQRTAYVAEGDQRDAGDYTELREAVSSFQGSGQSPRSFPGLLRFDSVYVRLATPKNATVAVSPSLSSHPDLQDSLNEMNVSNFKGGRHFAFSGPDEERMLRVIVAPVEAAGRPLLIQIAVPWDHDTDVLEQLGYVLMIAVPALTFAASLGGWALVGRTLRPIQRIATEAEQLEIDNFSGPLLPAPSETDSEVGNLVATLNRMTIRLHKAFEAKQRFAEAQQRFAADASHELRTPLTVLRGEMELTLSRPRAEEEYIATLGSALEEIQQMTHIVESLSFLARTDTGHIENEGARVPVDLQSLCERTSAHFEREAEAHGVTVSFLPSPEPVRVTGDPVQLRQLLDNLVDNAVKYSRSGDLVTISVSGERAPSDGAAEAVITVSDMGIGIAPEDLPHIFDRFWRADSARSAPGSGLGLAICARIAEAHGGRLAVQSELGSGTQITLRIPVAG, from the coding sequence ATGTCCTCTCCGAATAAATCGCGGCGTGCATCCCCGTTCGCGTGGATGCGCTCCCTGCGTTTCCGGCTCACCCTCTGGTACGGCGGCGCGCTTGCCGCCATCCTCTGCGCCGGGGCGCTCTGCGTTTATGTCGGCGCGAAGCACGCCCTGCTCTCCGAAACGGACGCCTTTCTGACTCTAGAGGCGCAGCGCACCGCGTACGTCGCCGAAGGCGACCAGAGAGACGCCGGCGACTACACGGAGCTGCGCGAGGCGGTCTCCTCCTTCCAAGGGTCCGGTCAGAGTCCCAGAAGCTTCCCCGGACTGCTGCGGTTCGACTCGGTCTATGTCCGTCTCGCTACGCCCAAGAACGCGACGGTCGCGGTTTCCCCCAGCCTTTCCTCGCATCCGGACTTGCAGGATTCCCTGAACGAAATGAACGTCTCGAACTTCAAAGGCGGCCGCCATTTCGCGTTCAGCGGGCCGGACGAGGAACGGATGCTGCGGGTCATTGTCGCGCCCGTTGAGGCGGCGGGGCGGCCGCTATTGATACAGATCGCCGTTCCCTGGGACCACGATACGGACGTTCTGGAGCAATTGGGATACGTGCTCATGATCGCCGTGCCCGCCCTCACCTTCGCCGCTTCTCTGGGGGGCTGGGCGCTGGTCGGGCGAACGCTGCGGCCGATCCAGCGGATCGCCACCGAAGCCGAGCAATTGGAGATCGATAACTTTTCCGGCCCGCTGCTTCCCGCGCCTTCGGAAACCGACAGCGAAGTCGGCAACCTCGTCGCCACGCTCAACCGCATGACCATTCGCCTGCACAAGGCGTTCGAAGCCAAACAGCGCTTCGCGGAAGCACAGCAGCGCTTCGCCGCCGACGCCTCCCATGAGCTGCGCACCCCGCTCACGGTGCTGCGGGGCGAGATGGAGCTGACGCTCTCCCGGCCCCGCGCCGAAGAGGAGTATATCGCCACGCTGGGCAGCGCCCTCGAAGAAATTCAGCAGATGACCCATATCGTGGAGAGTCTCAGCTTTCTGGCGCGAACGGACACCGGCCATATCGAGAACGAAGGCGCGCGCGTCCCCGTGGACCTGCAAAGCCTCTGCGAGCGCACGTCAGCGCACTTTGAGCGTGAGGCCGAGGCGCACGGCGTTACCGTCTCGTTCCTTCCCTCGCCTGAACCTGTCCGCGTCACCGGCGATCCGGTTCAGCTCCGGCAACTGCTCGATAACCTGGTCGATAACGCCGTGAAGTACTCCCGCTCCGGCGATCTGGTCACCATCAGCGTATCCGGCGAGCGCGCTCCCAGCGATGGCGCCGCCGAAGCCGTGATTACAGTCAGCGACATGGGGATCGGCATCGCCCCGGAAGACCTCCCCCACATCTTCGACCGCTTCTGGCGCGCCGACAGCGCCCGCTCCGCCCCCGGCAGCGGCCTGGGCCTCGCCATCTGCGCCCGCATCGCCGAAGCCCACGGCGGCCGCCTCGCCGTTCAAAGCGAACTGGGGTCGGGCACGCAAATCACACTGCGAATCCCCGTCGCCGGATAG
- a CDS encoding M42 family metallopeptidase, producing the protein MNFDLLKRLCETPGISGSEDPIRKLAAAEMRPLVDTLEADSMGSVIGIKEGKSGGPRVMIAAHIDEIGFRVRHIDDKGFIRIAPVGGWDPRNLMAQRVFVHGFSSQSLRGALGTSAKPKHLMSPEDANKSPKIEEFYVDLGLPGEKVKELVEVGDMITMDRTTEQIGDMVLSKTLDDRLGVFIMIEALRKLQGKDITATVLAVATTQEEVGLRGAVPAAYALNPDIGIALDVTIAFDIPGSADADRITTLGGGAAIKISDSSLICHPKLVRHFRDIAKAKDITHQLEILPAGGTDAGGIQRSRGGVPSITLSIPTRYIHSVNEMAHLEDIQATIDLLAAYLEEAHTGDYKFVLE; encoded by the coding sequence ATGAATTTCGATTTGCTCAAGCGTCTCTGTGAAACGCCCGGCATTAGCGGCAGCGAAGATCCCATTCGCAAACTCGCCGCCGCCGAGATGCGCCCTCTCGTGGACACCCTCGAAGCGGATTCGATGGGAAGCGTGATCGGGATCAAGGAAGGCAAGTCGGGCGGACCGCGCGTGATGATCGCGGCGCACATCGATGAGATCGGATTCCGTGTTCGCCATATCGACGACAAGGGCTTTATTCGGATCGCTCCGGTCGGGGGCTGGGATCCGCGCAATCTGATGGCGCAGCGTGTCTTCGTCCACGGCTTCTCGAGCCAATCGCTGCGCGGCGCGCTGGGCACGAGCGCCAAGCCCAAGCATCTGATGAGCCCGGAGGACGCGAACAAGTCTCCCAAGATCGAGGAGTTTTACGTGGACCTCGGCCTGCCGGGGGAGAAAGTAAAAGAGCTGGTCGAGGTCGGCGACATGATCACCATGGACCGCACGACGGAGCAGATCGGCGACATGGTCCTGAGCAAGACCCTGGATGACCGTCTCGGCGTCTTCATCATGATCGAGGCGCTGCGCAAGCTCCAGGGCAAAGACATTACGGCGACGGTGCTCGCGGTCGCGACCACGCAGGAAGAAGTTGGTCTGCGCGGCGCCGTCCCGGCCGCCTACGCGCTGAATCCCGACATCGGAATCGCGCTCGACGTCACGATCGCCTTCGACATTCCCGGCTCCGCCGACGCCGACCGAATCACGACGCTGGGCGGAGGCGCGGCGATCAAGATCTCGGATAGCTCGCTGATCTGCCATCCCAAACTTGTCCGCCACTTCCGAGATATCGCCAAAGCGAAGGACATCACCCACCAGCTCGAAATCCTCCCCGCAGGCGGCACCGACGCCGGCGGCATCCAGCGCTCCCGGGGCGGCGTCCCGTCAATCACCCTCTCGATCCCCACCCGTTATATCCATTCCGTGAACGAGATGGCGCACTTAGAAGATATCCAGGCGACGATCGACCTGCTGGCGGCGTATTTGGAAGAAGCGCACACCGGGGATTACAAGTTCGTGCTGGAGTAG
- a CDS encoding response regulator: MRILIVEDEQKVASFLRRALEEEGQAVDVEHDGETGLQRALTYDYDLVILDWLLPQRTGLEVCIAIREARTGTPILMLTARDAVEDRIAGLDAGADDYLVKPFALGELLARVRALLRRGKTGAPKLVVSDLTLDPARRRVIRAGHEITLTAKEYALLEYLMRHAGQTVARTMIAEHVWDFDFDGGTNVVDVYINYLRNKVDRGHERKLIHTVRGVGYCLESRNVLSE, translated from the coding sequence ATGCGAATACTCATCGTGGAAGACGAACAGAAGGTCGCCTCCTTCCTGCGCCGCGCGCTGGAGGAAGAGGGACAGGCGGTCGATGTCGAACACGACGGAGAGACCGGGCTGCAGCGGGCGCTGACGTATGACTACGACCTGGTGATCCTGGATTGGCTCCTGCCGCAGCGAACCGGACTGGAAGTCTGCATCGCGATCCGTGAGGCGCGCACCGGCACGCCGATCCTGATGCTGACGGCGCGCGACGCCGTCGAGGACCGGATCGCGGGGCTGGACGCCGGCGCGGACGACTATCTGGTCAAGCCGTTTGCGCTGGGCGAGCTGCTGGCGCGCGTCCGCGCTCTGCTGCGCCGGGGCAAGACCGGCGCGCCCAAACTCGTCGTCAGCGACCTCACCCTCGATCCCGCCCGCCGCCGCGTCATCCGCGCGGGCCATGAGATCACGCTGACCGCCAAGGAGTACGCGCTGCTGGAGTACTTGATGCGCCACGCCGGTCAGACCGTCGCGCGCACCATGATCGCCGAGCATGTCTGGGACTTCGACTTTGACGGCGGCACCAACGTTGTGGACGTGTACATCAATTACCTGCGCAACAAGGTCGACCGAGGTCACGAGCGGAAGCTGATCCATACGGTGCGCGGCGTTGGTTACTGTTTGGAAAGCCGCAATGTCCTCTCCGAATAA
- a CDS encoding glycosyltransferase: MKILIVSPVAEAAHVRKIPAALAKHDGVEITVIAPNRVAVNKVYDPSGWISYEREENSDGFRFIPLPLIDPANFHKGYQPEPLRQAIKTVKPDVIQVWSGPVDPFLYQVTRARTRVFSRAKVVFYGFDNLHIPLSRFTIPKWRSLWTQIAGGFEADSEAIACVRAAGFVKPLERVFWGIPLEDFKPADKAALRQTLSLPAEPLVGYIGRLVTEKGLMHLLGALGLLPPNVHCLLIGGGPMQSELELWIDLLGLKERVHLLAPMSATLVASYMACLDALALPSLSTPVWKEQYGRVLGEAMACGVPVVGSDSGAIPEVIGEAGLVVPEANTQALADGLRKALFDEEFRSRVIPLGLKRAPDEMSVEAMSTHLLDFYRRILRRN; encoded by the coding sequence ATGAAAATACTGATCGTTTCACCCGTGGCGGAAGCGGCGCACGTGCGAAAAATCCCGGCGGCTCTCGCGAAGCATGATGGAGTGGAAATCACGGTCATCGCGCCAAACCGTGTCGCCGTCAATAAAGTCTACGATCCCTCCGGCTGGATCAGCTACGAGCGGGAAGAGAATTCGGACGGCTTCCGGTTTATCCCGCTGCCCTTGATCGACCCGGCGAACTTCCACAAAGGCTATCAGCCGGAGCCGCTGCGCCAGGCAATCAAAACAGTCAAACCGGACGTGATCCAGGTTTGGAGCGGTCCGGTCGATCCATTTCTCTATCAGGTGACACGGGCTCGAACGCGCGTGTTTTCACGCGCGAAGGTCGTCTTCTACGGCTTCGACAATCTGCACATCCCGCTCAGCCGCTTCACCATCCCGAAATGGCGTTCGCTTTGGACGCAAATCGCGGGCGGCTTTGAAGCCGATAGCGAAGCAATCGCCTGCGTGCGCGCCGCCGGATTCGTCAAACCTTTGGAGCGTGTCTTTTGGGGGATCCCGCTGGAGGACTTCAAGCCCGCGGACAAAGCGGCGCTGCGTCAAACACTGAGCCTGCCGGCGGAGCCTCTCGTCGGCTATATCGGGCGTCTGGTCACCGAGAAAGGTCTGATGCATCTGCTCGGCGCGCTTGGATTGCTTCCGCCAAACGTGCATTGCCTATTGATCGGCGGCGGCCCGATGCAATCCGAGCTGGAGCTTTGGATTGACCTGCTGGGTCTGAAAGAACGTGTTCACCTGCTCGCGCCCATGAGCGCCACGCTCGTCGCCTCCTATATGGCGTGTCTCGATGCGCTCGCGCTGCCATCGCTTTCCACGCCCGTCTGGAAGGAACAGTACGGGCGGGTGCTCGGTGAGGCCATGGCGTGCGGCGTGCCGGTGGTTGGCTCGGATTCGGGCGCAATCCCCGAGGTCATCGGCGAGGCGGGCCTGGTGGTTCCCGAGGCGAATACACAGGCGCTGGCCGATGGTCTCCGCAAAGCGCTTTTCGACGAAGAGTTTCGAAGCCGCGTGATCCCGCTCGGCTTGAAGCGCGCGCCGGACGAAATGAGCGTCGAGGCCATGAGCACTCATCTTCTCGACTTTTACCGCAGAATCCTAAGGCGAAACTGA
- a CDS encoding PAS domain S-box protein, translated as MTSSQHGRQERFQTAFERASIGMAHFEPSGRWLRANPFLCALLGYDADTLIRLRIHDIAHPDDLSIEMEAIARVLSGETSTYNVDKRVLRADGETIHIKISASLVRDEEDQPDFFLAMIQEKPRRPAISGVRRALDRLTEQVQHAPLAVVEWDRDFRISRWSDEAARLFGWSSAETLGRRSTDLGFVFDQDIAVVESGIARMLVSPDQRNIVRVRNRTRDGRVLDCEWYSSVALDRRGKIESILSLVLDVTEKRRAEEEHAQLLEQVQQSAAREHAMLRDVLASVTEGKLRLCDRPEDLPPPLLQCEREVALTPKKGIVDLRRQAEKLAIDCGFPDTRWHDLSTAVSEAAMNAVVHAGGGFGQVCVSPPGTVQVRIVDHGAGISIDQLPKATLRRGYTTAGTLGHGLWLVLNTIDRFYLLTGGAGTTVVLEQDLRPIEPNWIDHVQAL; from the coding sequence ATGACATCCTCTCAACATGGCAGACAAGAGCGCTTTCAGACGGCCTTCGAGCGCGCCTCCATCGGCATGGCTCATTTTGAGCCGTCTGGCCGCTGGCTGCGCGCCAACCCGTTTCTCTGCGCGCTCCTCGGTTACGACGCCGATACGCTGATTCGGCTGCGCATCCACGACATCGCGCATCCCGACGATCTTTCCATCGAGATGGAGGCGATCGCGCGGGTTTTGTCGGGCGAAACCTCCACGTACAACGTCGACAAGCGCGTCCTGCGCGCCGACGGTGAAACGATCCATATCAAGATTTCCGCATCGCTTGTCCGCGACGAAGAAGACCAGCCGGACTTTTTCCTCGCCATGATCCAGGAAAAGCCGCGCCGCCCCGCCATCAGCGGAGTGCGCCGCGCCCTTGACCGCCTGACCGAGCAAGTCCAGCACGCGCCGCTCGCCGTGGTGGAGTGGGATCGGGACTTTCGGATCTCGCGCTGGTCGGATGAAGCCGCGCGCCTCTTCGGATGGTCCTCCGCCGAGACCCTTGGCCGCCGTTCCACGGACCTGGGATTCGTGTTTGATCAGGATATCGCCGTCGTCGAGAGCGGGATCGCGCGGATGCTCGTCAGCCCCGACCAGCGCAATATCGTCCGTGTCCGGAATCGAACGCGCGACGGCCGTGTATTGGACTGTGAATGGTACAGCTCGGTCGCGCTGGACCGGCGCGGCAAGATCGAATCGATCCTTTCGCTCGTGCTAGATGTGACGGAGAAAAGGCGCGCGGAAGAGGAGCACGCGCAGCTGCTGGAGCAAGTGCAGCAAAGCGCCGCGCGCGAACACGCCATGCTGCGTGATGTGCTGGCCAGCGTCACAGAGGGCAAGCTGCGCCTGTGCGACCGTCCGGAAGATCTTCCGCCGCCGCTGCTGCAATGCGAGCGTGAAGTCGCGCTCACGCCCAAGAAGGGCATTGTCGATCTGCGCCGCCAAGCCGAAAAGCTCGCCATCGACTGCGGCTTCCCGGACACGCGCTGGCACGATCTGTCCACGGCCGTCAGCGAAGCGGCCATGAACGCCGTCGTCCACGCCGGAGGCGGCTTCGGCCAGGTCTGCGTCAGCCCCCCCGGCACTGTCCAAGTACGGATCGTGGACCACGGCGCCGGCATCTCCATCGACCAGCTGCCCAAAGCGACGCTGCGCCGAGGCTACACCACCGCCGGCACGCTCGGCCACGGCCTGTGGCTCGTCCTCAACACCATCGACCGCTTCTATCTGCTCACCGGCGGCGCCGGCACCACCGTTGTCCTGGAGCAGGATTTACGCCCGATCGAGCCGAACTGGATCGATCATGTCCAGGCGCTGTAA